One window from the genome of bacterium encodes:
- the tkt gene encoding transketolase, producing MANQTRTIDELCINTIRTLSIDAVEKAHSGHPGMPLGAAAMAYVLWTRHLRHNPRNPAWPDRDRFVLSAGHGSMLLYSLLHLTGYDLTLDDLKQFRQWESRTPGHPEHGLTPGVEVTTGPLGQGVGNAVGLAIAERWLAATFNRPGHDVVDHCTYVIASDGDMMEGVASEAASLAGHLGLGRLIVLYDANLITLSATTNVTFSEDVGTRFEAYGWHVQRIDGEDVAAVDAALTAARGVADRPSLIVARTHLGYGSPHRQDTFKAHGEPLGAEEVRLTKRALGWPEDRSFYEPEEALREFRRCVDRGAELEAAWTRRLDAYRAAFPDLVDGFVDALAGRLPAEWEARLPIFTPKDGEMATREATGKVLNVLAEAVPTLIGGSADLDPSTYTMMKGLGDFEGPLHPRAGEGLPTQGAAGGAWGYAGRNLHFGIREHAMTACLTGMALHGGVLPFGATFLTFSDYMRPSIRLAALSKAKVIYIWTHDSIGLGEDGPTHQPVEHLAALRAIPNMVILRPADATETVEAWRIAMQHRGGPVGLVLTRQKLPVLDRAMLSPASGVARGGYVLADAGDPMPEVLLIATGSEVSITLEAHHRLVRDGIRSRVVSMPSWELFEAQPQVYRDSVLPPNVRGRVSVEAACPLGWERYVGLEGTIIGVNRFGASAPGPVVMREFGFTPEHIVETAEAVLEKGRRAQ from the coding sequence ATGGCGAACCAGACGCGGACGATTGACGAACTCTGCATCAACACGATCCGCACCCTATCCATTGACGCGGTGGAGAAAGCGCACTCCGGTCACCCCGGGATGCCGCTGGGGGCGGCAGCGATGGCCTACGTCCTCTGGACGCGCCACCTCCGCCACAATCCCAGAAACCCGGCGTGGCCGGACCGTGACCGATTCGTGCTCTCCGCCGGACATGGGAGCATGCTGCTCTACAGCCTGCTGCATCTCACCGGGTACGATCTCACCCTCGACGACCTCAAACAGTTCCGGCAGTGGGAGAGCCGCACGCCGGGACACCCCGAGCACGGGCTCACCCCCGGGGTGGAGGTCACGACGGGGCCGCTCGGCCAGGGGGTTGGGAACGCCGTCGGGCTGGCCATCGCGGAGCGATGGTTGGCCGCGACCTTCAACCGACCCGGTCACGACGTCGTGGACCACTGCACCTACGTGATCGCGAGCGATGGAGACATGATGGAGGGGGTCGCCTCCGAGGCGGCCTCGCTCGCCGGGCACCTGGGGCTCGGCCGGCTGATCGTTCTCTACGATGCGAACCTGATCACTCTCTCCGCGACGACAAACGTCACGTTCTCCGAAGATGTCGGGACCCGCTTCGAGGCCTACGGCTGGCACGTCCAGCGGATCGACGGCGAGGACGTCGCCGCAGTGGACGCGGCGCTGACCGCTGCCCGCGGGGTGGCGGACCGCCCCTCGCTGATCGTCGCGCGGACGCACCTCGGTTACGGCAGCCCGCACAGACAGGACACGTTCAAGGCGCACGGCGAGCCGCTGGGGGCCGAGGAGGTGCGGCTGACCAAGCGGGCGCTCGGCTGGCCGGAGGATCGCTCCTTCTACGAGCCGGAGGAGGCGCTGCGCGAGTTCCGCAGGTGCGTCGATCGCGGCGCCGAACTGGAGGCGGCCTGGACGAGGCGGCTCGATGCCTACCGCGCTGCCTTCCCGGATCTCGTCGACGGGTTCGTCGACGCGCTTGCCGGCAGGCTGCCGGCGGAGTGGGAGGCGCGGCTTCCCATTTTCACGCCCAAAGATGGGGAGATGGCGACGCGGGAGGCGACGGGCAAGGTCCTCAATGTTCTGGCCGAGGCGGTGCCGACCCTGATCGGTGGATCGGCCGACCTCGACCCGTCGACGTACACCATGATGAAAGGGTTGGGAGATTTCGAAGGCCCGCTCCACCCCCGGGCTGGCGAGGGGCTGCCGACGCAGGGGGCCGCCGGAGGCGCCTGGGGATACGCCGGGCGGAACCTGCACTTCGGTATCCGCGAGCACGCGATGACCGCATGCCTGACCGGGATGGCCCTCCACGGCGGGGTGCTGCCTTTCGGCGCGACGTTCCTCACGTTCTCGGATTACATGCGGCCGAGCATCCGTCTCGCCGCGTTGAGCAAGGCGAAGGTGATCTACATCTGGACCCACGACAGCATCGGGTTGGGGGAAGACGGGCCAACCCACCAACCCGTGGAGCATCTGGCCGCCCTGCGCGCCATCCCGAATATGGTGATTCTGCGCCCGGCGGACGCCACCGAGACCGTGGAGGCCTGGCGGATCGCCATGCAGCACCGCGGAGGTCCCGTTGGGCTCGTGCTCACCAGGCAGAAGTTGCCCGTGCTCGACCGGGCGATGTTGTCCCCGGCATCCGGCGTGGCGCGCGGGGGGTACGTGCTCGCGGACGCGGGCGACCCCATGCCCGAGGTGCTCCTCATTGCCACGGGCTCGGAGGTGTCGATCACGCTGGAAGCACACCACCGGCTCGTCAGGGATGGGATTCGCAGCCGGGTGGTGTCGATGCCCTCTTGGGAGCTGTTCGAGGCCCAGCCGCAGGTCTACCGCGACTCGGTGCTCCCGCCGAACGTCCGGGGGCGGGTAAGCGTCGAGGCGGCGTGCCCGCTGGGGTGGGAGCGATACGTGGGTCTGGAGGGGACGATCATCGGTGTGAATCGGTTCGGCGCCTCCGCGCCGGGGCCCGTGGTGATGCGCGAGTTCGGCTTCACGCCGGAGCACATCGTTGAGACGGCGGAGGCGGTGCTGGAGAAAGGACGGCGAGCGCAATGA
- the tal gene encoding transaldolase yields the protein MKEITVRNPLRLLRQAGQSVWLDYIHRHLLRSGELARLVEEDGVSGVTSNPTIFEKAISASDDYADALARLRAGRASVVAAYETLVAEDITAACDILRPTFDQTGGADGFVSVEVSPLLARDTAGTIQEVRQWIQRIGRPNLMVKIPGTPEGEPAIEEMIAEGHNINITLLFSVPAYARVAEAYLHGLERRVAAGQPIDRVASVASFFVSRIDTETDTRLAARLASAGGAERALLAGLQGKVAIANAKLAYRVFREAFTGDRYKHLAARGARVQRPLWGSTSTKNPAYPDLLYVEALVGPDTVDTLPPQTISAFRDHGRVNPDAVTEGLAEATAVFAQLQKVGISIDEVTQRVLEAGIASFADSYRQLLAAIEQRLRSSS from the coding sequence ATGAAGGAGATCACGGTTCGGAACCCGCTGCGCCTCCTCCGTCAGGCGGGGCAAAGCGTGTGGCTTGACTACATCCACCGCCACCTGCTGCGTTCGGGCGAACTCGCGCGCCTGGTGGAGGAGGACGGCGTGTCGGGGGTGACGAGCAACCCGACGATTTTCGAGAAGGCGATCTCCGCGAGCGACGACTACGCCGATGCATTGGCGCGCCTGCGGGCCGGGAGGGCGAGTGTGGTCGCGGCGTACGAGACGCTCGTCGCCGAAGATATCACCGCCGCGTGCGACATCCTCCGGCCGACCTTCGATCAAACCGGCGGGGCGGATGGATTCGTGTCCGTCGAGGTGTCCCCGTTGCTTGCCCGCGATACGGCCGGGACGATACAGGAAGTCCGGCAGTGGATCCAGCGCATCGGGCGGCCGAATCTGATGGTGAAGATCCCCGGGACTCCCGAGGGAGAGCCGGCGATTGAAGAGATGATCGCCGAAGGGCACAACATCAACATCACCCTACTGTTCTCCGTGCCGGCCTACGCGCGGGTCGCCGAGGCCTACCTCCACGGCCTGGAGCGTCGTGTGGCCGCCGGGCAGCCGATCGACCGGGTGGCGTCGGTGGCGAGCTTCTTTGTGAGCCGGATCGATACCGAGACCGACACGCGCCTGGCGGCGCGACTCGCCTCCGCCGGGGGCGCGGAGCGGGCGCTTCTCGCCGGCCTCCAGGGCAAGGTGGCGATCGCGAACGCCAAGCTGGCCTACCGGGTGTTCCGCGAAGCGTTTACCGGCGATCGGTACAAGCACCTCGCGGCCCGGGGGGCCCGCGTCCAGCGGCCCCTCTGGGGGAGCACCAGCACGAAGAACCCGGCCTACCCCGATCTCCTCTACGTCGAGGCGCTCGTCGGCCCCGACACGGTGGACACGCTGCCGCCCCAGACGATCTCGGCGTTTCGCGATCATGGGCGGGTGAATCCCGACGCCGTGACCGAGGGGTTGGCGGAGGCGACCGCGGTGTTCGCGCAACTGCAGAAGGTCGGGATCAGCATCGACGAGGTGACGCAGCGGGTGCTGGAGGCGGGAATCGCGTCGTTTGCCGACTCGTACCGGCAGCTGCTTGCGGCGATTGAACAGCGGCTGCGATCTTCATCGTGA